A single region of the Azospirillum fermentarium genome encodes:
- a CDS encoding DUF6948 domain-containing protein has translation MSTNVVVCTDKRGVVFGTTENVAARPIVLTNARMCLYWSEDVGGVFGLADIGPTGRCRISATAPSVILEGVTAVFGVTDAAAAAWAAAPVQGR, from the coding sequence ATGAGCACCAACGTCGTCGTCTGCACCGACAAACGCGGGGTCGTCTTTGGCACGACGGAAAACGTGGCGGCCCGGCCCATCGTTCTCACCAACGCGCGGATGTGCCTGTACTGGTCGGAAGACGTCGGCGGGGTGTTCGGGCTGGCCGACATCGGCCCGACCGGGCGCTGCCGCATCAGCGCCACGGCGCCGTCGGTCATTCTGGAAGGCGTGACCGCCGTCTTCGGCGTGACCGATGCCGCCGCCGCCGCGTGGGCCGCCGCCCCCGTCCAGGGCCGCTGA